From Medicago truncatula cultivar Jemalong A17 chromosome 7, MtrunA17r5.0-ANR, whole genome shotgun sequence, a single genomic window includes:
- the LOC120577092 gene encoding protein MAINTENANCE OF MERISTEMS-like, producing the protein MADGYAGMRNYSWGAMTLAYLYGELADACRPGHRALGGSVTLLTAWFLAHFPGFFSVDLNTDYLENYPVAARWKLQKGHGEGITYRSLLDRIQLDDVCWRPYEEHREIQDFEEVFWYSGWIMCGVRRVYRHLPERVLKQYRYVQTIPRHPTDVRDLPPPSIVQMCCTKDNSFHSFRSIDKRGKESVR; encoded by the exons atggcggacggctacgcagggatgcgtaattattcctggggagCTATGACCCTCGCCTACCTATACGGCGAGTTGGCGGATGCATGTAGGCCTGGACACAGAGCGCTTGGggggagcgtgacactgctcact gcatggtttttggcgcattttccagGGTTTTTCAGTGTTGATCTCAACACTGACTACCTGGAAAACTATCCGGTtgcagcgaggtggaagctccagaagggtcatggggaggggatcacgtatcggtcactgctCGATCGTATACAGTTAGATGATGTATGCTGGCGGCCGTACGAGGAGCACAGAGAGATCCAGGACTtcgaggaggttttctggtattctggatggattatgtgcggcgtccgtagggtgtaccgtcacttgcccgagagggttttgaaGCAGTACAGATACGTGCAGACCATCCCCAGACATCCTACTGATGTTAGGGACCTCCCCCCGCCTTCTATTGTGCAGAT GTGCTGCACAAAGGACAACTCTTTCCATAGTTTCAGATCAATAGATAAGAGAGGAAAAGAGAGTGTAAGGTGA
- the LOC11421402 gene encoding putative anthocyanidin reductase isoform X2: MEARCKVCVTGASGYIASLLINKLLAKGYTVHATLRDLKDESKVGLLKSFPQSQDKLVLFQADIYNSVDFEPAIKGCEFVFHVATPLIHEPASQFKDITEASLAGSESIAMYCKKAGTVKRLIYTGSVVSASPRRVDGIGFNDVMDETCWTPLNDSLAYLYHDAYLKDYIYSKTVTEKYMLSCGNNENGGRLEVVTLLCGAVGGDTLQSFTPGSVAICISHITENAMGRKSLQFVQEFLGKIPLVHVDDVCEAHIFCMESTSSINGRFLCASSYVSLKEIANHYVLHYPEFTVNQEWAKEGYEVGVNKAM, from the exons ATGGAAGCAAGGTGTAAGGTATGCGTCACAGGTGCTTCTGGTTACATTGCTTCTTTGCTCATCAACAAGCTTTTAGCTAAAGGCTACACTGTCCATGCAACTCTCAGAGACTTGA AGGATGAGTCTAAGGTGGGACTTTTAAAGAGTTTTCCACAATCACAAGACAAACTGGTCTTGTTTCAAGCAGATATTTACAACTCAGTTGACTTTGAGCCTGCAATTAAAGGCTGTGAATTTGTCTTTCATGTTGCCACACCCTTGATCCATGAACCCGCATCTCAG TTCAAGGACATTACCGAAGCATCACTTGCTGGGTCAGAAAGCATTGCCATGTACTGTAAGAAAGCGGGGACGGTGAAGCGTCTCATTTACACCGGATCTGTTGTATCTGCTTCTCCAAGAAGAGTTGATGGAATTGGTTTCAATGATGTAATGGATGAAACTTGTTGGACACCTCTCAATGATTCTTTAGCATATCTGTACCATGATGCTTATCTTAAG GACTATATTTATTCAAAGACGGTGACAGAGAAATATATGTTGAGCTGTGGGAACAATGAAAATGGTGGAAGGCTGGAGGTGGTAACTCTCTTATGTGGGGCTGTAGGAGGGGACACTCTTCAATCCTTCACACCCGGTAGCGTAGCAATTTGTATCTCACACATCACAGAAAATGCAATGGGACGCAAATCACTGCAGTTTGTACAGGAATTCCTGGGGAAAATTCCTCTTGTACATGTTGATGATGTCTGTGAAGCTCATATATTCTGCATGGAAAGTACTTCATCAATCAATGGAAGATTCTTGTGTGCTAGTTCTTATGTTTCGTTAAAAGAGATTGCTAATCATTATGTTCTTCATTATCCAGAATTCACTGTTAATCAAGA ATGGGCCAAAGAAGGATATGAAGTGGGGGTCAACAAAGCTATGTGA
- the LOC11421402 gene encoding anthocyanidin reductase ((2S)-flavan-3-ol-forming) isoform X1: MEARCKVCVTGASGYIASLLINKLLAKGYTVHATLRDLKDESKVGLLKSFPQSQDKLVLFQADIYNSVDFEPAIKGCEFVFHVATPLIHEPASQFKDITEASLAGSESIAMYCKKAGTVKRLIYTGSVVSASPRRVDGIGFNDVMDETCWTPLNDSLAYLYHDAYLKDYIYSKTVTEKYMLSCGNNENGGRLEVVTLLCGAVGGDTLQSFTPGSVAICISHITENAMGRKSLQFVQEFLGKIPLVHVDDVCEAHIFCMESTSSINGRFLCASSYVSLKEIANHYVLHYPEFTVNQEYADGPKKDMKWGSTKLCDKGFVYKYDAKMILDDCVKCARRMGDL; the protein is encoded by the exons ATGGAAGCAAGGTGTAAGGTATGCGTCACAGGTGCTTCTGGTTACATTGCTTCTTTGCTCATCAACAAGCTTTTAGCTAAAGGCTACACTGTCCATGCAACTCTCAGAGACTTGA AGGATGAGTCTAAGGTGGGACTTTTAAAGAGTTTTCCACAATCACAAGACAAACTGGTCTTGTTTCAAGCAGATATTTACAACTCAGTTGACTTTGAGCCTGCAATTAAAGGCTGTGAATTTGTCTTTCATGTTGCCACACCCTTGATCCATGAACCCGCATCTCAG TTCAAGGACATTACCGAAGCATCACTTGCTGGGTCAGAAAGCATTGCCATGTACTGTAAGAAAGCGGGGACGGTGAAGCGTCTCATTTACACCGGATCTGTTGTATCTGCTTCTCCAAGAAGAGTTGATGGAATTGGTTTCAATGATGTAATGGATGAAACTTGTTGGACACCTCTCAATGATTCTTTAGCATATCTGTACCATGATGCTTATCTTAAG GACTATATTTATTCAAAGACGGTGACAGAGAAATATATGTTGAGCTGTGGGAACAATGAAAATGGTGGAAGGCTGGAGGTGGTAACTCTCTTATGTGGGGCTGTAGGAGGGGACACTCTTCAATCCTTCACACCCGGTAGCGTAGCAATTTGTATCTCACACATCACAGAAAATGCAATGGGACGCAAATCACTGCAGTTTGTACAGGAATTCCTGGGGAAAATTCCTCTTGTACATGTTGATGATGTCTGTGAAGCTCATATATTCTGCATGGAAAGTACTTCATCAATCAATGGAAGATTCTTGTGTGCTAGTTCTTATGTTTCGTTAAAAGAGATTGCTAATCATTATGTTCTTCATTATCCAGAATTCACTGTTAATCAAGA ATATGCAGATGGGCCAAAGAAGGATATGAAGTGGGGGTCAACAAAGCTATGTGACAAAGGATTTGTATATAAATATGACGCTAAGATGATTTTGGATGATTGTGTCAAATGTGCTAGAAGAATGGGTGATCTCTAG
- the LOC11429817 gene encoding probable WRKY transcription factor 41: MEETTKRKRDSIINELVHGKELANQLSNHIILSSNETNEFLIDKIISTYQKALTMLNVGDGKMKDSHSSFTNESPKSEVIIDQEFNHNALFKKRKSMPKWKEQVKICTNTGLSEGSLDDEYSWRKYGQKDILGAKFSRGYYRCTHRNGQGCLATKQVQRSDEDPTIIEVTYRGRHTCTHSQAKPLKREFPSKLKLKIKGLEKNKLHNDIKNQLQTKGTSFTSKAELDVKRKDLEETKEDIFPWFSFPSPSIGSENEIMMESNFFNLSEYQLGYTGLCQNGPTSESDITDTVSAPTSVTNSPILDLDILLQRGDFDTDFPLNTPEYFSS; encoded by the exons atgGAAGAGACTACCAAGAGAAAACGTGATAGTATAATCAATGAATTAGTCCATGGAAAGGAGCTAGCAAATCAGCTAAGTAACCATATAATTTTATCATCCAATGAAACCAATGAATTCTTGATTGACAAGATAATTTCAACCTACCAGAAAGCACTTACTATGTTGAATGTGGGAGATGGTAAAATGAAGGattctcattcttcttttacaAACGAGAGTCCCAAAAGTGAGGTCATCATAGACCAGGAGTTTAACCACAATGCTCTCTTCAAGAAAAg AAAGAGCATGCCTAAATGGAAGGAGCAAGTGAAGATTTGCACAAACACAGGATTATCTGAAGGGTCTTTGGATGATGAATATAGCTGGAGAAAATATGGTCAAAAGGATATTCTTGGAGCTAAGTTTTCAAG AGGGTATTACAGATGCACACATAGAAATGGACAAGGATGCCTAGCAACAAAGCAAGTTCAAAGGTCAGATGAAGATCCAACAATAATTGAGGTTACTTACAGAGGAAGACACACATGCACTCATTCTCAAGCTAAGCCTTTAAAAAGGGAATTTCCCTCAAAGTTAAAGTTAAAGATAAAGGGTTTggagaaaaataaacttcacaATGATATAAAGAATCAACTACAAACTAAAGGGACTAGTTTCACTTCCAAAGCAGAACTTGATGTTAAAAGAAAGGACTTAGAAGAAACCAAAGAGGATATCTTCCCTtggttttcttttccttctccaTCAATTGGATCAGAAAATGAGATAATGATGGAatcaaacttttttaatttgtcaGAATACCAATTAGGCTACACTGGATTATGCCAAAATGGACCAACTTCAGAATCTGATATCACTGATACAGTTTCAGCTCCAACTTCGGTCACCAATTCACCAATCCTTGATTTGGATATCTTGCTACAAAGAGGGGATTTTGACACTGATTTTCCTTTAAATACCCCTGAatatttctcttcttaa